The stretch of DNA GGTTCAGTGGGCTTTGTGCGTCAGGCGTCTAGTTACAGCGCCATGTCACGTGCAGCGTTTTCCTTCGGAGCTTCTGCTTTTTCAGCAGCAGGTGCAGTCGGAGCAGCCGCCTGACCGATCACTGGAGGTGTCGGCAGTTCGAGGATCTTGGCGGTGTAAGCCCACTCTGCAGCCACTTTGGCTGGATCGCTGTTCAGCTGAGTGCCGTAGCTTGGAACGATCTGGTGCAGCTTGGCTTGCCATTCCGGGGTAGCGACTTTGTCTTTGAAGACTTTCTGCAGCACGCTCAGCATGATCGGAGCAGCGGTCGACGCGCCTGGCGATGCGCCCAGCAGGCCGGCGATGGAGCCGTCTTGTGCAGCAACGATTTCGGTGCCCAGTTTCAGCACGCCGCCAGCGGCTTCATCACGCTTGATGATTTGCACGCGTTGGCCGGCTTGCCACAGGCGCCAGTCTTCGGCTTTGGCGTTCGGGAAGTATTCCTTCAGCGCGTTCATGCGGTCGTCATCCGACAGCATCAGTTGGCCAGCCAGGTACTCGACCAGCGGGTATTCCTTAATGCCGACCTTGGTCATAGGCCAGATGTTGTGGGTGGTGGTGCTGGTCAGCAGGTCCAGGTACGAGCCTTCTTTGAGGAACTTGGTGCTGAAGGTCGCGAATGGGCCAAACAGGATAACGCGCTTGCCGTCCAGAACACGGGTGTCCAGGTGCGGAACCGACATCGGCGGTGCGCCAACCGACGCTTTACCGTAGGCCTTGGCCAGGTGCTGCTCGGCGATGGCCGGGTTATCGGTCACCAGGAACGAGCCGCCTACCGGGAAGCCAGCGTATTCCTTGGCTTCAGGAATGCCCGACTTTTGCAGCAGATGCAGTGCACCGCCACCCGCGCCGATGAACACGAACTTGGCGTCGGTTTCGGTTTTGGTGCCGTCTTTCAGGTTTTTGTAGCTGACGCGCCAGGTGCCGTCTTCGTTCTTGGTGATGTCCTGCACTTCGCTGGACAGTTTCAAGTCGAAATTAGGCTTGGTCTGCAGGTAACCGGCGAACTGGCGGGTGATTTCGCCGAAGTTCATGTCGGTACCCAGCGGGCTCCAGGTGGCCGCGATTTTCTGGTTCGGGTCACGCCCTTCCATCATCAGCGGGACCCACTTCTTGATCACAGCCGGGTCTTCGGAGTACTGCATGCCGGCGAACAGCGGGCTCGCTTGCAGGGCTTCGTAGCGCTTTTTCAGGAACTTGATGTTGTCATCGCCCCACACGAAGCTCATGTGCGGAGTGGTGTTGATGAACGAGCGAGGGTTCTTCAGAACACCTTGCTGAACCTGCCAGGCCCAGAATTGACGGGAGACCTGGAACGCTTCGTTGATCTCGACAGCTTTCGGGATCGTGACGTTGCCTTTGTCGTCTTCCGGGGTGTAGTTCAGCTCGGCCAGTGCCGAGTGACCGGTACCGGCGTTGTTCCAGCCGTTGGAGCTTTCGAGGGCGACGCCGTCGAGGCGCTCGACCATTTCCATCGACCAGCTTGGCTCCAGCTCATTGATCCACACACCCAGGGTGGTGCTCATGATGCCGCCGCCGATCAGCAGGACGTCGACTTTCTTTGCTTCGTCAGCATTGGCGGACGACATCCCCATCGCCAAAGCCAGACCCAGCAAGGCTGTGTTCACTTTTTTAAACATCTGTTGCACCTATGATAAAACGCCTTCCGCCCGCCGCTGTTGTGCGTGTGTGGCCCCTCTGTTGCGACGCTCAGGCTAGCGTCGCGGGTTCCGGCACACTTCAATTTTGACGGGTGGGCACACAAGGCCGACGTACCGCATCGACCTCAGTTAATGTCCCTTCTGAACTGACTTCTTATCATTATTGGCTTCAGCTACTTGAGCGACAGGGATTCCGTCGGCCCGCCGAAAAGGCAAGCAAACTGAATAAGGTCAAACCAAGTTGGCGCGAAGAATATCACGTCAGGGCAAACCCGCGCGTCTGTTCCCGACTTGAGAGTCTTTTTCCGCTCAGGGACTTATCGGCCGCCAAGCGCCGAACATGATCCTGAGGCAGATTCTTGCCGAGACCTCTGTGCCGTTACCGAACGAAGTGGCGCCGTTGTGTAATCCAGGATGAATCTGCTAGGTTGTACGATGACTGATGATTTCATGCTTTTGGATTGGTCAGTCATCCATCCAATAACAACAAAGGAAATACCCATGACCCAGACCCGACTTCTGATCGGTTTTCTCTGCGCCTTCAGCGGCTACGCCATGGCCGCCCCCGCTCCTACACAAAACGATGTTGCCCAGGCAGTCGATCATCTGACTCAGGCGATGTTGCACAAGGACATTCCCGAACTGAATGCCCTGACCGCCGACAACCTCACCTACGGCCACTCCAGCGGCAAGATTCAGAACAAGAAAGAGTTCATCGCCGATATCGAAACGGGCAAGAGCGCGTTCAAGACGCTGGAAATGCAGAACCAGAGCATCACCTTGTCCGGCGATACTGCACTGGTGCGCCATCACTTCTCAGCACAGGCGTTGAAAGGGACCGAAGTGGTGCCGACGGAGATCGAGAACTTTCAGATCTGGCAGAAACAGGACGGGAAGTGGTTACTGGTGGGGCGGCAGGCGTTCAAGTTCTGACGGGGTAAAACTCATCTTTTATATGTTGTGAACGTATTGTGTTTACACCACAGCCCATGTGGGAGCTGGCTTTTCAGCGATAGCGGTGTGTCAGTCAACATCAATATTGAATGTACCGACCTCATCGCTGGCAAGCCACACACACTGGGCTGTGGTGTTCGCAGCAACACTCACAACCGAAACCGATCCACCGATTGCGCCAACTGCCCCGCCAGACTCGACAACTCATCTGTCGTATTCGCCGTCTGGCCGATTACCCGGCTATTGCCCTCGGACATCCCGGCAATCATTTCCACCTGATGGGCGATCTCGTTGCTGGCATGGCTCTGCTCGCCGATGGTGCGGGTAATGTCATTGACCAGTTGTGTAGTGCTCAACGTCGCGTCGAGGATCTCGCGAATCGCCCGTTCGACGTCAGCCGTTACCGCCATGCCCTTGTCGACCTGCGCCACGCCCGCCTCCATGCTGCTTACCGCCTCGCGAGTGCTGTACTGAATGCGCGCGACCATCGCGGCGATTTCCTGAGTGGACGCACTGGTTCGCGCAGCCAGGCTGCGCACTTCGTCCGCCACCACCGCAAAGCCCCGACCCTGCTCACCGGCTCGAGCGGCCTCGATGGCGGCGTTGAGCGCCAACAGGTTGGTCTGGTCGGCAATGCTTTTGATCACCTGAATGATGTTGAAGATCGCTTCGGATTCCTGGTCCAGCGTGCGGATCACCTGCGCCGACTGTTGTGCCGAGCGCGCGATATCGTCCATATCGCTGACCACTTGATGGATCACCTGCCCGCCATTCTTCGCCAATGACTCGGCCTGATTGGCCATGCCCAAGGCGCGCTCGGCGTGGCGGGTGATTTCCTCGATGCTCGCAGTCATCTGGCTCGCGGCTGCGGCCATGGTCCCGGCGGCGACGCTTTGCTGCTGGCTGCTGTCGGCGACCTGATGGCAGCCGTGGCTCAACTGTTCGCTCATGCCGCTGACGCCGTGGGCGTTACGGCGCACTACGTCGATCATGTCGCGCAAGTCCCGCTGCATGGTCGCCAGGGTCCGAATCAGGCTGCTGGCCTCGTCCTTGCCGGACGGCTCGGCGATAGGCTCGCTGAGGTTGCCGTGGGCGATGCTTTCGGCGATTCGACTGGCCGTTTTCAACGGGCCGAGGATGCTCAGCATCACCCAGCGCCCCTGCGCCAGTAGCAACAGCAGACTGGCGATCAACACCACAGCGAGGGCGAGATTGGCATTGTGGATTGCCGTTTCGGTGCCTTCGCTGGTCTGCCGGGTATTGGTTTCGATCAGCTCGCTTAGCGCCGCCATCTGCGTTTCGAGCTGACTGAACGCGGTGTTGAACGTAGCGAGTTCCTGCTGCGCCGCCTCCGGGTTGTCGAGTGCCAGCCCGACAATCCGCTCACCGGCATTGATGTACGTGTCGAGGCTCGGCTTGATCTGCTCCAGCGCCGTGCGCAGGGTCGGGTTGATGGGCAGCTTGAGGTTGTCGTCGAGGACCTCGCGGAAATGCCCGGCGTGCTCGTTGATCGAATCGCGCACTTCGGCCGCCGTCCCGGTACTTTTGCCCAACCCCACCAGCATCGCCGAGTAGACATCGGCGCGCAGGGCATCGTGCATCATGTCGGCTTCCATGTGGTTGCGCAGCGCGCTCATGCTGACCGCGTTGTCGTTGACCGCTGAGGCCATGTGCGCATTGCCGATGTAACTGACCACCGCCATGATCAGCGCTGTCAGCAGGCCGGTAACAATCAGCAACACTAAACGCAGTTTGATCGACACCTTGAAAATCCTCCCCGGGCTCGCAGTTAAACCTGTCAGACCTTGAGTTAAGCCTATTTGCGCCGATCTGCCGCGCCAGAGCGTGTCAGCGAATGTCCACGCAGGGAGACAGCGCCGGCAAAACTTTCGGATTGTGCGACGAGTCTCACTTTGCAACACCGCGGATCGCGCCTTCATCGCCTGTTAATGGGCAAAGGTTATTGAGTCGGTCCTTCTGAAAACTCCTGCAGCACAAGGAAACGCTTATGAAACGCGCACTCTGGTTGGGACTACTCGGCACCTTCGCTATCGGCACCGCTCAGGCGGCAAGCGAAAAAGTCGCCATCAATCTGGTCAGCGCCGAGGGTGCACCGCAGGCGATTGGTGCGGTGACCATCACTGAGACACCGTATGGCCTGCTGTTTACCCCCGAGCTGAAATCCCTGCCGGCCGGCGTGCATGGTTTTCATGTCCATGAAAACGGCAGTTGCGAGCCCGGTATGAAGGACGGCGTCAAAGGCGCGGCACTCGCGGCCGGTGGCCATTTCGATCCGCAGAAAACCGGCAAGCACCTCGGTCCCTACGCTGATGGCCATCTGGGCGATTTGCCGGCGGTTTACGTGACGGCTGACGGCGTCGCCAACTATCCGGTGCTGGCGCCGCGCCTGAAGAAAATTTCCGAGATCAAGGGGCATGCACTGATGATCCATGCCGGCGGCGATAACCATGCCGACATGCCCAAACCCCTCGGCGGTGGCGGCGAGCGCATGGCCTGCGGCGTGATCTGACCGTCCCGCAGCTAACCGGGCAGCCCGCAACGGTGCTGCCCGCGTCTCTCTTAAAACTCCCACGGAACTCCCGCCCCGCGCGCACCTCTCACATTATGTAGTACTTCCCTTTTGCTTCGCGCTTGTGGAGGAATACCGTCATGCGCAAGTTAGTGCTCGTTTCTTCTTTACTCTTATGCCTGCCCGTCGGTTCGGCGCTGGCCCGCGTCGATGCGGGTGATGTCGCCACCTCGGCGGGTGTCTCCGCGTCGCTGTACTCGACCTTCAAGGATCACAAAATGGTGATTCCGGCCCGTGACGACTTGTCTGCATTCGTCGCCAGTGGCGGGGCCATTCGTGGGGTTTATCTTGAGTCGGTGCTGCAACAGGTTCGCCAGGAAAACCCTGGCATCAACGCCAGCGATGAAGACCTCGCCAACGCAATTCTGGTGCATTACGAAGGTCTGAATCAGTAGCTGTCAGAGGCGCAGCGGCCGATGGACGGCTGCTGACGGCACATAGGCAAAAATGTCCGACGGCCTCTATGATGGAGGCCATGACGACTTCTGCGCCATTGCGCTCACCCTGCCCGCCCGGCGCCTGCAATTGCGGGCGCGATCCGCTGCTGGAGAATCCCGGCGCGGATCTGCGCATCCTGCGTCTGACGCGCGAGGAAGAAAAACGCCTGCTCGCACGCCTGGAGATGCTCAAGGATCTGGCCGACCTCAAGCACCTGCAACAACGGATGTTTGAACAACTGGGCATTCGCGTCGATATCGCTCCCGGTTTCAATGAAGTGCGCACGATGCGCGGCATTGCCATTCAGATCGAAGAGTTGCCGGGGCTGTGCCGCAAGACGCGTCAGGCGATTCCCGCAGCGATTCGCCGGGGCCTGGAAAACCACCCGGAAATCGCTTTCGAACTGCTCAACGCCCACGACTTGCTGCGCGATACCTGATCACTTTTTCATGCCGACCCGTTTGCGCATTTCAGCGGTAATGCTCTGGCGGGTTTTCTTCATGTCCGCCCATGGCTCGTCACCGACTTCCGCCAGCCGCTCATGCACGTTATGGATGTTCCACTGATTGCCGCCCTTGATCTCGGCCACTTCTTCCCGGAACAACGGCACCGACACCGGCAAACCTTCACGGGTGCGTGCGGCATACGCGCAAATGGTCGTCGCGCCGAGGCCATTGCGCAGATAGTCGATGAAGATTCGCCCGACGCGGTTTTTCGGCCCCGACACCGCCGAAAATCGATCCGGCAGCAGTTTGGCCATATGACTGACAATCGCATGGCTGAAGTCCTTGACCTCATCCCAGCCGAGCTTGCGGGTCAACGGCACCACCAAGTGAATGCCCTTACCGCCACTGGTTTTGAGAAACGCCTTGAGCCCCAGTTCATCCAGCACCGTGAGGGTCAGCGCAGTGGCTTCGACCATGCTTTTCCATGGCAGCGCCGGATCCGGGTCGAGGTCGAGGACGAAGCGATCAGGCTTGTCGAGGTCAACCGTGGTGGCGTTCCAGGTGTGCAGTTCGACGGTGCTCATCTGTACCGCGCCGATCAGCGCTTCGGCGTTGTTGATCAGCATCACCGGTTGCCCGGTGACGTCTTTGTCCAGCGTGGTGATGCCGGGAATGGCCAGACGTTCGGCGTTCTTCTGGAAGAACAGTTCGCCGGCGATGCCGTCCGGCGCCCGCACCAACGCGACCGGGCGCTCCTTGAGTTGCGGCAGGATCCACTCGGCAACGCTGGCGTAGTATTCGGCCAGTTGCATTTTGGTCGTGCCGCTGACGGCGTCGATCACCCGATCGGGGTGAGTGATGCGCACTTTGCCGTTGGCCAGGCCGAGTTGCGATGGTGCGGTGTCCGCCGATTTTGACTGACTCGCAGCAGCTTTTTTCGGCGCTTTCTTCGCGGCGGTTTTGGTCTTTGAAGTCTTCACGGGTTTCGCTCGCTCCTCAGTGATGTCCTTGGCCGGTTTGTCATCGCGCAAACCATGGAACACCGCATGACGCACCGAGCCGTCCTTGGTCATTTCGGCGAACGCCACTTCTGCCAGCAGTTTCGGTTTGAGCCAATGCACGCCTTTGGCTTCGAATCCGTCCGGCGGATTGACCACAGCGGCCTTCTTCACCTGCAAGGGTTTGAGTTGCGCGAGGATGCTTTTCAGGGTTGTTTCATTAAAACCGGTGCCGACTTTGCCGGCATAACGCAACTCGCCGCTGTCACGATCATGCAGACCCAGCAGCAACGCGCCGAAGGCACTGCGTGAGCCCTTCGGATCGGTGTAGCCGACAATCACGAATTCCTGACGATGTTTGCACTTGAGCTTGATCCAGTCGCTGCTGCGCCGTGAAACGTACGGCGAGCCGAGGCGTTTGCCGATCAGGCCTTCCATCTGCATCTGACAGGCGCTGTTGAGCAGCGCATCCGGGGTTTCATCAAAGGCTTGGGAAAAGCGCAACAGCGGTTGCTCATGAGCACCGAGCACCGTTGATAGCGCTGCGCGGCGCTCCTCGACAGCGACTTCGCGCAAGTCGACGCCGTTGAGGTACGGCATGTCGAACAGGTAATAAAGGATGTTGGCACTGCTGCCGGAGTCGAAGGCATTTTGCAGTGCCTGAAAATCCGGCACGCCCTGTTCGTCGGCGACCACCATTTCACCGTCAAGCCACGCCGATTCAAGTCCCAGAGCGGCCAGCGCTTCTGCCTGTTTCGGCAACTTGTGCGTCCAGTCGTGACCGTTGCGGGTGAACAGCTGAACCTGATCACCGTCGATCCGCGCCATGATCCGGTAACCGTCAAACTTGATCTCGTAGCTCCAGTCGCCTTCCGGCGCGCTGTCGACCAGAGTCGCCAGTTGCGGTTTCAGTTGCGCGGGGATTTTCGCCTTGTGTGCGCCGGTCAGCGTGCCCGAAGCCTTTTTGCGTGGTTTGGCGGCAGGCTTGTCTATGGGCTTGACCTGCCTGGCGGCTAGCTTCGGTTTATCGACCAGGGTGCGCTCACTCAAAACGCTGTCCGGTTCGGCCACCAATACGTCGTAATCATCCTGAGCACGGGCGGCGCTGTCTTGATGCTTGATCAGGAACCAGTTCTCCTTCTTGCCCGGCATGTGCGTGCGCA from Pseudomonas sp. TH06 encodes:
- the mqo gene encoding malate dehydrogenase (quinone) — translated: MFKKVNTALLGLALAMGMSSANADEAKKVDVLLIGGGIMSTTLGVWINELEPSWSMEMVERLDGVALESSNGWNNAGTGHSALAELNYTPEDDKGNVTIPKAVEINEAFQVSRQFWAWQVQQGVLKNPRSFINTTPHMSFVWGDDNIKFLKKRYEALQASPLFAGMQYSEDPAVIKKWVPLMMEGRDPNQKIAATWSPLGTDMNFGEITRQFAGYLQTKPNFDLKLSSEVQDITKNEDGTWRVSYKNLKDGTKTETDAKFVFIGAGGGALHLLQKSGIPEAKEYAGFPVGGSFLVTDNPAIAEQHLAKAYGKASVGAPPMSVPHLDTRVLDGKRVILFGPFATFSTKFLKEGSYLDLLTSTTTHNIWPMTKVGIKEYPLVEYLAGQLMLSDDDRMNALKEYFPNAKAEDWRLWQAGQRVQIIKRDEAAGGVLKLGTEIVAAQDGSIAGLLGASPGASTAAPIMLSVLQKVFKDKVATPEWQAKLHQIVPSYGTQLNSDPAKVAAEWAYTAKILELPTPPVIGQAAAPTAPAAEKAEAPKENAARDMAL
- a CDS encoding nuclear transport factor 2 family protein; the encoded protein is MTQTRLLIGFLCAFSGYAMAAPAPTQNDVAQAVDHLTQAMLHKDIPELNALTADNLTYGHSSGKIQNKKEFIADIETGKSAFKTLEMQNQSITLSGDTALVRHHFSAQALKGTEVVPTEIENFQIWQKQDGKWLLVGRQAFKF
- a CDS encoding methyl-accepting chemotaxis protein, which produces MSIKLRLVLLIVTGLLTALIMAVVSYIGNAHMASAVNDNAVSMSALRNHMEADMMHDALRADVYSAMLVGLGKSTGTAAEVRDSINEHAGHFREVLDDNLKLPINPTLRTALEQIKPSLDTYINAGERIVGLALDNPEAAQQELATFNTAFSQLETQMAALSELIETNTRQTSEGTETAIHNANLALAVVLIASLLLLLAQGRWVMLSILGPLKTASRIAESIAHGNLSEPIAEPSGKDEASSLIRTLATMQRDLRDMIDVVRRNAHGVSGMSEQLSHGCHQVADSSQQQSVAAGTMAAAASQMTASIEEITRHAERALGMANQAESLAKNGGQVIHQVVSDMDDIARSAQQSAQVIRTLDQESEAIFNIIQVIKSIADQTNLLALNAAIEAARAGEQGRGFAVVADEVRSLAARTSASTQEIAAMVARIQYSTREAVSSMEAGVAQVDKGMAVTADVERAIREILDATLSTTQLVNDITRTIGEQSHASNEIAHQVEMIAGMSEGNSRVIGQTANTTDELSSLAGQLAQSVDRFRL
- the sodC gene encoding superoxide dismutase family protein → MKRALWLGLLGTFAIGTAQAASEKVAINLVSAEGAPQAIGAVTITETPYGLLFTPELKSLPAGVHGFHVHENGSCEPGMKDGVKGAALAAGGHFDPQKTGKHLGPYADGHLGDLPAVYVTADGVANYPVLAPRLKKISEIKGHALMIHAGGDNHADMPKPLGGGGERMACGVI
- a CDS encoding DUF2388 domain-containing protein produces the protein MRKLVLVSSLLLCLPVGSALARVDAGDVATSAGVSASLYSTFKDHKMVIPARDDLSAFVASGGAIRGVYLESVLQQVRQENPGINASDEDLANAILVHYEGLNQ
- the ligD gene encoding DNA ligase D; the protein is MSRNLDDYNRMRDFSATSEPAAVKRAGKKTAADHALQFCIQKHDASHLHYDFRLELDGALKSWAVPKGPSLDPKVKRLAVHVEDHPLDYATFEGSIPEGHYGAGDVIVWDRGVWIPLEDPQKAYAKGKLKFELQGEKLAGVWNLVRTHMPGKKENWFLIKHQDSAARAQDDYDVLVAEPDSVLSERTLVDKPKLAARQVKPIDKPAAKPRKKASGTLTGAHKAKIPAQLKPQLATLVDSAPEGDWSYEIKFDGYRIMARIDGDQVQLFTRNGHDWTHKLPKQAEALAALGLESAWLDGEMVVADEQGVPDFQALQNAFDSGSSANILYYLFDMPYLNGVDLREVAVEERRAALSTVLGAHEQPLLRFSQAFDETPDALLNSACQMQMEGLIGKRLGSPYVSRRSSDWIKLKCKHRQEFVIVGYTDPKGSRSAFGALLLGLHDRDSGELRYAGKVGTGFNETTLKSILAQLKPLQVKKAAVVNPPDGFEAKGVHWLKPKLLAEVAFAEMTKDGSVRHAVFHGLRDDKPAKDITEERAKPVKTSKTKTAAKKAPKKAAASQSKSADTAPSQLGLANGKVRITHPDRVIDAVSGTTKMQLAEYYASVAEWILPQLKERPVALVRAPDGIAGELFFQKNAERLAIPGITTLDKDVTGQPVMLINNAEALIGAVQMSTVELHTWNATTVDLDKPDRFVLDLDPDPALPWKSMVEATALTLTVLDELGLKAFLKTSGGKGIHLVVPLTRKLGWDEVKDFSHAIVSHMAKLLPDRFSAVSGPKNRVGRIFIDYLRNGLGATTICAYAARTREGLPVSVPLFREEVAEIKGGNQWNIHNVHERLAEVGDEPWADMKKTRQSITAEMRKRVGMKK